A window of Microcoleus sp. FACHB-831 contains these coding sequences:
- a CDS encoding PH domain-containing protein codes for MGIKEETFYEGGPHVGDLIINILLGFTVICLPLTVGSIVRALWLRYRITNRRISVTGGWMGRDRTDIIYSEIVKAVKIPRGFGAWGDMVLTLRDGSRLELRSVPNFREIYSYIEEQVAARTGKTSGFQK; via the coding sequence ATGGGAATTAAAGAGGAAACTTTTTATGAAGGTGGCCCCCACGTTGGCGATCTGATAATCAATATCCTGCTGGGATTCACAGTGATTTGTTTGCCTCTAACAGTGGGATCGATTGTGAGAGCGCTTTGGCTGCGCTACCGCATCACAAATCGTCGCATCTCGGTAACGGGTGGTTGGATGGGGCGCGATCGCACCGACATCATCTACTCCGAAATTGTTAAGGCAGTCAAAATCCCCAGAGGCTTCGGCGCCTGGGGAGACATGGTACTTACCCTGCGCGATGGCAGTCGTCTGGAGCTAAGATCCGTTCCTAATTTCCGGGAAATTTATTCCTACATAGAGGAGCAAGTCGCTGCCAGAACAGGTAAAACCAGCGGCTTCCAAAAGTAA
- a CDS encoding Re/Si-specific NAD(P)(+) transhydrogenase subunit alpha, whose product MRIAVAKEIEVGEHRVALIPDTVAKLVKQGLEVWVEAGAGEASFFSNDAYEAAGAKIISDTNHLWGSADILLKVNAPKEHEVYQLPEGGMLVGFLNPLGNPSTVQRLADRRVTALSMELIPRSSRAQSMDALSSQAGVAGYKAVLIAAAALPKFFPMLTTAAGTIAPAKVFIMGAGVAGLQAIATARRLGAVVEAFDIRPAVKEEVQSLGAKFVEVKLEEETVAAGGYAKEISEASKQRTQEVLAEHVGNSDVVITTAQVPGRKAPILVTEEMVARMKPGSVIVDLAAEQGGNCACTEPGKDVQRNGVTIIGPINLPSSMPIHASQMYAKNVLTLVQYLIKDGALQLNLEDDIVSSTCVTHNGEILNQRVRDALTQLAVNA is encoded by the coding sequence ATGAGAATAGCGGTTGCCAAAGAAATTGAAGTTGGCGAACATCGCGTTGCCCTAATTCCTGACACTGTTGCCAAATTGGTAAAACAGGGTTTAGAAGTCTGGGTAGAGGCTGGGGCTGGTGAAGCGTCTTTCTTTTCTAACGACGCCTATGAAGCAGCAGGAGCAAAGATTATCTCCGATACAAATCATTTGTGGGGTAGCGCCGATATCCTACTGAAAGTCAATGCTCCAAAAGAGCATGAAGTTTATCAACTGCCCGAAGGCGGCATGTTGGTAGGGTTTTTAAATCCCTTGGGGAATCCAAGCACAGTGCAGCGTCTGGCAGATCGCAGGGTGACTGCTTTGAGTATGGAGCTGATTCCTCGCAGCAGTCGCGCTCAGAGTATGGATGCTTTATCCTCTCAAGCTGGGGTGGCTGGGTATAAAGCTGTGCTAATTGCAGCAGCAGCATTGCCCAAGTTTTTCCCGATGTTGACGACAGCCGCAGGAACGATCGCTCCGGCTAAAGTGTTTATCATGGGTGCTGGGGTAGCTGGACTGCAAGCGATCGCAACTGCCCGCAGACTCGGTGCTGTTGTCGAAGCCTTTGATATTCGTCCAGCAGTGAAGGAAGAAGTGCAAAGCCTTGGTGCTAAATTCGTCGAAGTCAAACTCGAAGAAGAAACCGTAGCAGCAGGTGGTTATGCCAAGGAAATTTCCGAAGCATCCAAGCAACGCACCCAAGAAGTATTAGCAGAACACGTAGGCAACTCGGATGTGGTGATTACCACAGCCCAAGTTCCCGGTAGGAAAGCGCCCATCCTAGTGACAGAGGAGATGGTAGCGCGGATGAAACCCGGATCTGTGATTGTCGATTTGGCAGCAGAACAAGGCGGTAACTGCGCCTGCACGGAACCAGGCAAAGATGTCCAGCGCAACGGCGTTACAATTATTGGCCCGATTAACTTACCTTCCTCGATGCCAATACACGCCAGCCAGATGTATGCCAAAAACGTTTTGACGTTGGTGCAATATCTGATTAAAGATGGCGCGTTGCAGCTGAATTTGGAAGACGACATCGTTAGCAGCACTTGCGTTACTCACAACGGCGAGATTCTCAATCAACGAGTGCGGGATGCTTTGACTCAGCTAGCAGTAAATGCCTAG
- a CDS encoding R3H domain-containing nucleic acid-binding protein, translating into MSDRQIERGQQWLEELLKQGQFKTGVKAEKQALYQHTAGEAEPGESDGDLPEADSYWLTIDETKLTPTQINALTGPSGATLDAIQYLANSILNLGQERELQGSYTIELNGYRVRRLAELRAMALEAADTVRSSGEEVELRSLSSAERRMVHTFFQDCDDIETYSRGSEPDRRLVLRLR; encoded by the coding sequence ATGAGCGATCGCCAAATAGAGCGGGGGCAGCAGTGGCTTGAAGAACTGCTTAAACAGGGACAGTTTAAAACAGGTGTCAAGGCAGAAAAGCAAGCTTTATATCAACATACGGCAGGCGAAGCTGAACCAGGCGAAAGTGACGGCGACCTACCAGAAGCAGACAGCTACTGGTTGACCATCGACGAAACGAAACTGACACCGACACAAATCAATGCCTTGACTGGCCCTTCTGGTGCCACCCTCGATGCCATCCAGTATTTGGCTAATTCTATTCTCAACTTAGGTCAAGAGCGCGAGCTGCAAGGCTCATACACCATAGAACTCAACGGCTACCGCGTCCGGCGTCTGGCAGAACTCCGCGCTATGGCTCTTGAAGCCGCAGATACAGTGCGCTCCTCGGGTGAAGAAGTTGAATTGAGATCGCTCTCTTCAGCCGAGCGGCGGATGGTTCATACCTTTTTTCAGGATTGCGACGATATAGAAACTTACAGTCGCGGATCTGAACCAGATAGGCGTCTCGTCCTGCGCCTGCGGTAA
- the rnpA gene encoding ribonuclease P protein component — translation MALPKVNRLRRRQDFQAVYKRGIRRKAPNLTLYGLRANAGGKRDGGFPPSLAGGKTDLKSEATEGNKPRLKSSALGTNATLIGISISQKVSKKATVRNRIKRQIRAAARSLLPRLKPGWLLVVVVGQKAPECDYAQLLGQLEQLLVEAEVLNGN, via the coding sequence GTGGCATTGCCTAAAGTAAATCGACTCAGGCGACGGCAAGATTTTCAGGCCGTGTATAAAAGGGGCATTCGTCGCAAAGCCCCTAATTTGACTTTATACGGTCTGCGTGCTAATGCTGGAGGGAAACGTGATGGCGGCTTCCCCCCGTCTTTAGCAGGAGGGAAAACAGACTTAAAATCCGAGGCTACAGAGGGTAATAAACCCCGATTAAAATCATCAGCTCTTGGTACGAATGCGACGCTAATTGGCATTTCTATAAGCCAAAAAGTGAGCAAAAAGGCAACAGTGAGGAATCGGATCAAGCGACAGATTCGGGCAGCCGCGCGATCGCTATTGCCCCGCCTAAAGCCAGGATGGCTGTTGGTAGTAGTAGTAGGACAGAAAGCTCCAGAGTGCGATTATGCTCAACTTTTGGGACAATTAGAGCAGTTGTTGGTAGAAGCAGAGGTATTAAATGGGAATTAA
- a CDS encoding DUF2808 domain-containing protein — translation MFSIKSSKQRIVLFGAMAGCLLSGLPAVTLAQSLPGLTLWGGVERKDQLNYRLDFGGQADQWDRYRLKIPSNKMELGVAEFAISYPDYYKGKFDTKRIEVLVKDKAVPLQEVKWDKENHLLQIYLKEPIQAGNKVEIHLSNVKNPPFGGIYYFECRILTPGDVPLPRYLGTWMLSIS, via the coding sequence ATGTTTTCCATAAAATCCTCTAAGCAACGCATCGTTCTTTTTGGCGCGATGGCAGGTTGTTTGCTGAGTGGGTTGCCTGCGGTCACTCTGGCGCAAAGTCTGCCCGGATTAACCCTATGGGGGGGTGTTGAACGCAAAGATCAGCTAAATTACCGCTTGGATTTCGGCGGTCAAGCGGATCAGTGGGATCGGTACCGACTGAAGATTCCCTCCAACAAAATGGAATTAGGGGTTGCCGAGTTTGCCATTTCTTATCCCGATTACTACAAAGGCAAGTTTGACACCAAGCGCATTGAGGTGCTTGTTAAAGACAAAGCTGTGCCCCTGCAAGAGGTGAAGTGGGATAAAGAGAATCACCTGCTCCAGATTTACCTAAAGGAGCCGATTCAGGCGGGTAACAAGGTGGAAATACATTTATCTAACGTGAAAAATCCGCCCTTTGGAGGCATTTACTATTTTGAGTGTCGGATTCTCACGCCGGGTGATGTCCCCCTACCCCGTTACCTCGGCACCTGGATGTTGAGCATTAGTTAA
- the rpmH gene encoding 50S ribosomal protein L34 codes for MTKRTLGGTNRKRKRTSGFRARMRTKNGQAVIKARRKKGRYRLAV; via the coding sequence ATGACCAAGCGTACTCTGGGCGGCACCAACCGCAAGCGAAAAAGAACATCTGGTTTTAGAGCGCGGATGCGGACGAAAAACGGCCAAGCCGTCATCAAAGCACGGAGAAAGAAGGGACGTTATCGGCTGGCAGTTTAG
- a CDS encoding NAD(P) transhydrogenase subunit alpha, with amino-acid sequence MNEALIAALFVFVLASFTGFEVINKVPPTLHTPLMSGANAISGIAVIGALVVAGPRESNLTVILGLIAIVLATINVVGGFLVTDRMLQMFKKKEVKA; translated from the coding sequence ATGAATGAAGCCTTGATTGCTGCGTTGTTTGTCTTTGTCCTGGCATCTTTTACAGGATTTGAAGTCATCAACAAAGTACCGCCAACGCTACACACCCCTCTGATGTCTGGAGCTAATGCGATTTCTGGAATTGCCGTGATCGGCGCACTGGTTGTTGCTGGGCCACGCGAGTCAAATTTAACCGTTATTTTGGGCTTGATTGCCATCGTACTGGCAACCATCAACGTGGTGGGCGGTTTCCTAGTAACAGATCGAATGCTGCAAATGTTTAAGAAGAAGGAAGTCAAGGCATAG
- the yidC gene encoding membrane protein insertase YidC, producing MDFGISFLSNNVMLPILDFFYGIVPSYGLAIVALTLVIRFALYPLSAGSIRNMRRMKIAQPLMQKRVKEIQERYKDDPAKQQQEMSDVYKEFGNPLAGCFPVLLQMPVLFALFATLRGSPFSDVNYNINLQIFPAEQIEQIQPQAFATPPQNIYVADGVHAPLIASLPGGNNLGVGQKTNIEFQTVSGQPLKALAAEYPDTKLAPRWKVAKGEDKVQLNEDGTIVALQPGEVTIQGSLPGLASDKGFLFIDALGRVGAVDQDGTVHWDIVGMVIFFGVSLYINQLLSGSNQDAGSNPQQAAQGTVNKITPIIFSGMFLFFPLPAGVLMYMVIANIFQTLQTYILMREPLPENLQKLVEVQEKEKAKNEEKAIPFEPKASKKKARGES from the coding sequence ATGGACTTTGGTATCTCGTTTCTCTCCAATAACGTCATGCTGCCGATCCTGGATTTTTTCTACGGGATCGTGCCCAGCTATGGTCTCGCCATCGTGGCGTTGACACTCGTGATTCGCTTTGCCCTCTATCCCCTCAGCGCTGGCTCCATTCGCAACATGAGGCGAATGAAAATCGCCCAACCGTTGATGCAAAAGCGAGTCAAAGAAATACAAGAGCGCTACAAAGACGATCCTGCTAAACAACAGCAGGAAATGAGCGATGTCTACAAAGAATTTGGCAACCCACTAGCAGGATGCTTCCCCGTCCTGCTGCAAATGCCAGTCTTATTTGCTCTATTCGCCACCTTGCGGGGGTCCCCGTTCTCGGATGTAAACTACAACATCAACCTGCAAATCTTTCCGGCGGAACAAATTGAGCAAATCCAACCGCAAGCCTTCGCAACACCACCCCAAAACATCTACGTTGCCGATGGCGTTCATGCGCCATTAATAGCCAGTCTGCCAGGAGGCAACAATCTTGGAGTAGGGCAAAAAACAAATATCGAATTTCAAACCGTTTCTGGCCAACCCCTGAAAGCCCTTGCTGCCGAATATCCAGATACGAAACTTGCACCGCGTTGGAAGGTGGCCAAAGGCGAAGATAAGGTTCAACTGAATGAAGATGGGACTATCGTTGCACTCCAACCAGGAGAGGTGACAATTCAAGGAAGTCTTCCAGGACTAGCGTCAGATAAAGGATTTCTGTTCATTGATGCACTAGGGCGCGTCGGCGCTGTGGATCAAGACGGAACCGTCCACTGGGATATTGTGGGGATGGTGATATTCTTTGGCGTCAGTTTGTATATCAACCAGCTTCTAAGCGGCAGCAATCAAGATGCAGGTTCAAACCCGCAGCAAGCGGCGCAAGGTACGGTTAACAAAATCACCCCAATAATTTTCTCGGGGATGTTTTTGTTCTTCCCGCTACCAGCTGGGGTGCTGATGTACATGGTGATAGCCAACATTTTTCAAACCCTCCAGACATATATTCTGATGCGGGAGCCGCTGCCAGAAAACCTGCAAAAACTGGTAGAAGTGCAAGAAAAAGAAAAGGCCAAGAACGAAGAAAAAGCAATCCCTTTCGAGCCAAAAGCTTCTAAGAAAAAAGCTAGAGGGGAATCATGA